The DNA sequence GGAGCGCCTGGCCGGGCTGGCCGGACGTGACGACGTGCAGGTGGTCGTCGTCGGCGACGGGGTGGACCGGGCCAAGCTGCAGACGCTGATGCCCTCGGCGGTGTTCACCGGTGCGCTCTACGGCGCCGAACTCGCGACCGCCTACGCCAGCATGGACGTCTTCGTCCATCCCGGTGAGCACGAGACGTTCTGCCAGGCGGTGCAGGAGGCGATGGCCTCCGGTCTGCCGGTGATCGCCCCGGACGCCGGTGGCCCCCGCGACCTCGTCACCCCGATGCACACCGGAATGTTGTTGCCGGTCAACGGCTTCGAGTCGAACCTGGCGCAGGCCGTCGATCACCTGCTCAGTGAGCGGCCCCGGTACTCGGTGGCCGCGCGGCGCAGTGTGCTCGGCCGGACCTGGCCGGCGGTGTGTGACCAGCTGATCGAGCACTACCTCGAGGTGATGGGCACGCGCAGCGCCAAGGCCGCCTGAGCTCAGCCCTGGGCGAGCACCGCCACGGGCTGCCACTTCTCCCACGTCGCCAACCGGTTCTCGTAATCGGCTCGCGCCAGTTCCAGCGGGAGCTCGCCGAAGAACACGCGCAGCGGAGGCTCGGCGGCGTCGACGACCTCGAGCACGGCCGCCGCCGAGGCTTTCGGGTCACCGGGTCGTGCCGAGCGCGACGCCCGCCACTGCTCGGAGCGCTCGTGCGCCTCGGCATAGTCGGGCAGCGGGGTCGCGCGTTTGGCCGACGGACCGGCCCAGTCGGTGGCGAACCCGCCCGGCTCGATGAGCGTGACATGCACGCCGAACTCGGCCACCTCCTGGGCCAACGCCTGCGAAAAGCCCTCCAGCGCCCACTTCGACGCGTGGTAGATACCCACGTTGGGGAACGCGGTGATCCCGCCGATCGAGGACACCTGCAGGATGTGGCCGCTGCGCTGGGCACGCAGATAGGGCAACGCGGCCTGGGTGATCCACAGCGCCCCGAACACGTTGGTCTCGATCTGGGCCCGGGCCTCGTCCTCGGAGAGTTCCTCGACGAAGCCGAACTGCCCGTACCCGGCGTTGTTGACCACGATGTCGAGGCGCCCGAAGTGATCGTGGGCGTCCTTGACCGCGGCGAAGTCGGCGTCGCGGTCGGTGACGTCGAGCTGGATGGGTAGCAACGCGTCGCCGTGTTCGGCGGCGAGATCGTCGAGCGTGGCGACGTCGCGCGCGGTGGCGGCCACCTTGTCGCCGCGTTCGAGCGCCGCGATCGCCCATTCGCGGCCGAAGCCGCGCGATGTTCCCGTGATGAACCAGACTTTTGCACTCATGTCCGGTTGCAATGCGTGTTTTGGGCGGTCGCATTCCCGGTCTGCGATGTGCACAGGTGAATGACAGGTGCTGATACCTTCGCCCTTGTGAACCGCGCGTCGCTGGACAAGGATCCCCGTGAGGTCGCCTCGATGTTCGACGGCGTCGCGCGGCGCTACGACCTGACCAACACGGTGCTCTCGGTGGGCCAGGACCGGTTCTGGCGGCGGGCGACGCGCCAGGCGCTGCGGATCGGCCCGGGGGACAAGGTGCTCGACCTGGCCGCCGGGACGGCGGTGTCGACGGTGGAGCTGGCCGGCTCGGGTGCCTGGTGTGTGGCGGCGGACTTCTCGGTGGGCATGCTGGCCGCCGGGCAGGCCCGCGCGGTGCCGAAGGTGGCGGGCGACGCGACCCGGCTGCCGTTCGCCGACGAGGTGTTCGACGCGGTGACGATCAGCTTCGGCTTGCGCAACGTCGTCGACCACGAGGCCGGGCTGCGGGAGATGGCGCGGGTGACCCGCCCCGGCGGGCGGCTGGTGGTGTGTGAGTTCTCCACACCGACCAACGGGCTGTTCGCCACGGTGTACAAGGAGTACCTGATGCAGGCGCTGCCGCGCATCGCCCGCACCGTGTCGTCGAACCCGGAGGCCTACGTGTACCTGGCCGAGTCGATCCGGGCCTGGCCGGACCAGGAGCAGCTGGCGCGGCGCATCGAGGCCGCCGGTTGGACGGACGTGCGGTGGCGCAACCTGACCGGCGGCATCGTCGCCCTGCACGCCGCCACCAAACCCTGAGTCCCGCGAGCCCCACGTCGCCGCGAGCCCATTGGTTCCGCGAGCCCTTGGTTCCGCGAGCGCGCGCGTCCGCACGCCGACACGCCGCCTCATGCGTGCATGCGAAGCGCGTTCGCGGCTGGCGAAAGCGCTCTCACCGTTCGCGGACGGCGCTACCGTCACCTTCATGCCGCACGGACGCCTCGCCGACCCCGACGCCACGCTGGGCACCGACCCACGCGCCGATCCCCGGATGGTGGAGGTGTTCCGCCGCTTCGGCCTGGACGGTCGTTTTCCGTCGAGCGGGCTGACCCCCGATTCTCCGGCAGAAGAACGGCACGCGTTCGCCGCGATGAGCGAGCAGGCCATCGGCGCGATCTTCGATTCGATCGCCGAGGATCTCGGGCGTCCCGACGGCGTCACGACCACCACCACCGAGTGCACCGGCATCGACGGGAACACCGTCACGCTGTTCGTGAGTCGGCCGGCGAACGCTGACGGTGAGCTGCCCGCGGTGGTGCACCTGCACGGCGGCGGCATGGCGATCGCGTCCGCCGCCGATGCCGCGTATGTGGGGTTGCGTGAACATCTCGCCGCGACGGGGCTGGTGGTCGTCGGCGTCGAATTCCGCAATTCCAGCGCCAAATTGGGTGCACACCCCTATCCGGCCGGGCTCAACGACTGTGCGTCCGCTGCCAGATGGGTGGCGGCGCACCGCCGTGAACTCGGGGTCAGCCA is a window from the Mycolicibacterium poriferae genome containing:
- a CDS encoding demethylmenaquinone methyltransferase; the protein is MNRASLDKDPREVASMFDGVARRYDLTNTVLSVGQDRFWRRATRQALRIGPGDKVLDLAAGTAVSTVELAGSGAWCVAADFSVGMLAAGQARAVPKVAGDATRLPFADEVFDAVTISFGLRNVVDHEAGLREMARVTRPGGRLVVCEFSTPTNGLFATVYKEYLMQALPRIARTVSSNPEAYVYLAESIRAWPDQEQLARRIEAAGWTDVRWRNLTGGIVALHAATKP
- a CDS encoding SDR family oxidoreductase; translated protein: MSAKVWFITGTSRGFGREWAIAALERGDKVAATARDVATLDDLAAEHGDALLPIQLDVTDRDADFAAVKDAHDHFGRLDIVVNNAGYGQFGFVEELSEDEARAQIETNVFGALWITQAALPYLRAQRSGHILQVSSIGGITAFPNVGIYHASKWALEGFSQALAQEVAEFGVHVTLIEPGGFATDWAGPSAKRATPLPDYAEAHERSEQWRASRSARPGDPKASAAAVLEVVDAAEPPLRVFFGELPLELARADYENRLATWEKWQPVAVLAQG
- a CDS encoding alpha/beta hydrolase fold domain-containing protein, whose protein sequence is MPHGRLADPDATLGTDPRADPRMVEVFRRFGLDGRFPSSGLTPDSPAEERHAFAAMSEQAIGAIFDSIAEDLGRPDGVTTTTTECTGIDGNTVTLFVSRPANADGELPAVVHLHGGGMAIASAADAAYVGLREHLAATGLVVVGVEFRNSSAKLGAHPYPAGLNDCASAARWVAAHRRELGVSHLVVSGESGGGNLTLTLAHKAKREGWIGEIAGFYAQCPFISNRWLDACEDLPSLEENDGYFISREQAALLGSLYDPDGAYADDATCWAAMATDDELSGLPSHVISVNELDPLRDEGLQYYRRLVRAGVPAVGRVVAGTCHGGDLLFGAAMPDVFGATLRDVSGFAYSLR